CAGCGCCGCGAGACCGGGACGACCGTCGCGCAGCCATATCAGCAGCGCGAAGCCGACGAGGAAGGCTCCGGCGAGCACGAGCGAGGACGGTTCGAGGTCGGCGAAATGCGCGCCGAAGCCCCTGCTCGTGTCGTAGGGCGGTTGGTCGAGCACCGGCCAGCCGAGATAGCGCACGTAGGCGTACTCGCCGGCGAGCAGCGGCGAGAGCGCGTCGGCGAACGGGTGAGTGATGTAGCCGACGGCGAAGGCGATGGCCGGTCGCGTCCACCCGTGCCGGCGGGCATACACGTAGACCAGCGCACAGACGATGGCGGTGGTGAGCAGCGAGTGTGCGAGCGAGCGCCCGCTCGGGAGGACGTGAAAGGTCCACGCGAGCGGCTTGTCCACGAGGTCGGGAAACTGCGTCCCGACGGCGACGGCGAGCGTCGCTGCCGCCGAGGGCGGTTCGCCGTAGCGCCAGCGCGAGAGCGCGGCGTAGGCGAGATAGCCGACGGCGAGGTGTCCCCACGGCCACATTGGTCTCCCTATCACCGTGACCGACTTACCCGCTTCGGAGACGCACGCGCTCGCCCGGATGG
This window of the Halococcus sediminicola genome carries:
- a CDS encoding metal-dependent hydrolase, which codes for MWPWGHLAVGYLAYAALSRWRYGEPPSAAATLAVAVGTQFPDLVDKPLAWTFHVLPSGRSLAHSLLTTAIVCALVYVYARRHGWTRPAIAFAVGYITHPFADALSPLLAGEYAYVRYLGWPVLDQPPYDTSRGFGAHFADLEPSSLVLAGAFLVGFALLIWLRDGRPGLAALREWLRARRVV